The following are encoded together in the Brassica napus cultivar Da-Ae chromosome A9, Da-Ae, whole genome shotgun sequence genome:
- the LOC106360964 gene encoding uncharacterized protein LOC106360964 isoform X1 — protein sequence MILKPLHVELIILSRFVAMSEELPKRLFKEGEEPRVTQINNNCRIDYIIRKFQAWLPKELDVVKKDPVFHQIFKLHENGLGYSARVIHSFLCRELVTFLQHELWFVFARRPLRFSLQEFHAVTGFECDTHISIEEFEEWKYDGGFWSKVLRRKDGTITLFNLWTKDKEAVKKWKNADRIRLIYLAIILCVVLARDEKANIPLKYIAVVMDLDRVRRYPWGVAAYDLLCKSIAKNRSQLKEKTTSYVLDGFSYALQIWAMEAVPKIGKLCGKKLDKGFKDGPRCINWMGAAKVSYEEIIRLEEIITPKDDIYPYISWTGNYDVVKAQAFRRDDDVEDDRIKVLMEMIKKGHDFSEHVWETEENEVISLSLDDESAVNDEASVNVEAAESDDDFQTPKGSKNVGSRSKRGKKRLPDRGMEKRKHKVLASGAKQAPFNEDMKAFMTQLFEHNFSGMEQRIQKQMAETFEQMRTELKQSRKEASVEVELGEPSPTKPSTSQAPLRRSTRGDGSETTFDVNYSEADDLGRGIGTQGVEGLSQTSYVPGFDPSQDKKEEDWWTPMTSVRGSVDNPVKKEKTEMNTAPPPSQWEKWCKRKGHGLQLSDSPLPEDASPQASLYYISEESWKGFTEWALKPIPLTIGPTCFNLSVATRVVSAGKWLGNEVMNLVLTFSEFIFLTLLICYIT from the exons ATGATATTGAAACCTTTACATGTTGAACTAATAATTTTGTCACGGTTTGTAGCTATGTCTGAGGAGCTACCGAAGAGGCTTTTTAAGGAGGGCGAGGAGCCCCGAGTTACTCAGATCAACAACAACTGCAGGATCGACTACATAATCCGAAAGTTCCAAGCGTGGCTGCCAAAGGAGTTGGATGTCGTGAAGAAAGACCCGGTTTTTCATCAGATTTTTAAGCTCCATGAGAATGGTCTTGGATACTCTGCGAGGGTGATACACAGCTTCTTGTGTAGGGAGCTGGTGACTTTCTTACAGCACGAGCTATGGTTTGTCTTTGCGAGGAGACCGCTTCGATTCTCATTGCAAGAGTTCCACGCCGTAACCGGGTTTGAATGCGATACTCACATTTCGATTGAGGAGTTTGAAGAGTGGAAATATGATGGTGGTTTCTGGAGCAAGGTTTTGAGGAGAAAAGATGGAACAATTACACTCTTCAACCTGTGGACTAAGGACAAGGAAGCTGTAAAGAAATGGAAGAATGCAGATCGCATACGTCTTATCTACTTGGCGATCATTCTTTGTGTGGTATTGGCGAGAGATGAGAAGGCTAATATCCCCCTGAAGTACATCGCGGTGGTCATGGATCTTGACAGAGTTCGAAGGTATCCTTGGGGAGTTGCTGCTTATGACCTTCTCTGCAAATCCATAGCCAAAAATCGTTCCCAACTGAAGGAAAAGACCACTAGCTATGTCTTGGATGGCTTCTCATACGCCTTGcagatttgggcaatggaagcGGTGCCAAAAATCGGGAAGCTTTGTGGAAAAAAGCtggataagggtttcaaggACGGTCCTAGATGCATAAACTGGATGGGAGCTGCGAAGGTGTCATATGAGGAGATCATTCGCTTGGAGGAGATTATTACACCCAAg GATGACATCTACCCATACATCTCATGGACAGGAAATTATGATGTTGTCAAAGCTCAGGCGTTTCGCAGAGATGATGATGTGGAGGATGACAGAATCAAGGTTCTGATGGAGATGATAAAGAAGGGGCATGATTTTAGTGAGCATGTTTGGGAaactgaagaaaatgaagtgatTTCTTTATCTCTCGATGACGAATCAGCTGTGAATGATGAAGCAAGCGTGAATGTTGAAGCAGCCGAGAGTGATGACGACTTTCAGACTCCGAAAGGATCAAAAAACGTTGGTTCTAGATCAAAGAGGGGTAAAAAGAGGCTTCCCGATCGTGGTATGGAGAAGAGAAAGCATAAGGTTCTCGCAAGTGGCGCAAAGCAAGCTCCTTTTAATGAAGACATGAAGGCTTTTATGACACAGTTGTTTGAGCACAACTTCTCTGGAATGGAACAAAGGATACAGAAACAGATGGCCGAGACATTTGAGCAGATGCGGACAGAGCTTAAACAATCACGTAAGGAAGCCAGCGTTGAAGTTGAGCTTGGAGAGCCTTCACCGACAAAGCCATCGACGAGCCAGGCACCGTTGAGGAGGTCCACACGCGGG GATGGTTCCGAGACTACATTCGATGTGAATTATAGTGAAGCAGATGATTTGGGTCGCGGGATAGGTACACAAGGGGTTGAAGGGCTTTCTCAGACGTCGTATGTGCCAGGCTTTGATCCATCTCaggacaaaaaagaagaagactggtGGACTCCAATGACTTCGGTCCGAGGTTCAGTGGATAATCcagtaaagaaagaaaagacaGAGATGAATACAGCTCCACCGCCGTCACAGTGGGAGAAATGGTGCAAAAGAAAAGGTCATGGACTTCAGCTTAGCGATTCACCATTGCCAGAAGATGCTTCTCCGCAGGCGTCACTTTATTATATCTCCGAAGAGTCATGGAAAGGATTCACGGAATGGGCATTAAAGCCTATACCTTTAACAATTGGTCCTACATGCTTTAATTTGTCTGTAGCTACAAGAGTAGTAAGTGCTGGAAAATGGCTTGGAAACGAGGTAATGAATCTTGTACTAACCTTTAGTGAATTTATCTTCCTAACACTTCTTATATGCTATATTACTTAA
- the LOC106419906 gene encoding transmembrane emp24 domain-containing protein p24delta3 — translation MAAKMSSGLLTGLLLFFLVLVMIQVGEAILQDMPPTDTRCVCQEINSNVDIISEDHSTISVKLNFPYNKNISINVGRCKTTQKEKIEGMEVEIRKLEGTVKAIHENLLKLINGDADVITVSANTNTLLASYSVMAVIICIMVSVYQVVCLKAYIEANKLT, via the exons ATGGCTGCTAAGATGAGCAGTGGCCTCCTGACGGGactccttctcttctttctggTTCTGGTGATGATTCAGGTCGGTGAGGCTATATTGCAAGACATGCCTCCCACTGATACAAGGTGCGTGTGTCAAGAAATCAATAGTAATGTAGACATAATCTCCGAGGATC ATTCCACTATCTCAGTTAAG TTGAACTTCCCatacaacaaaaatattagCATCAACGTTGGCCGCTGTAAAACTACTCAGAAAGAAAAGATCGAG GGAATGGAGGTGGAGATTAGAAAACTTGAAGGCACAGTCAAAGCCATCCATGAAAATCTACTCAAGCTAATAAACGG AGACGCCGATGTGATAACAGTGAGTGCGAACACCAACACACTATTAGCTTCGTACAGTGTAATGGCGGTGATTATTTGCATTATGGTCTCTGTTTATCAAGTAGTCTGCTTGAAGGCATACATAGAGGCGAACAAACTTACATAA
- the LOC106360964 gene encoding uncharacterized protein LOC106360964 isoform X2 — protein MSEELPKRLFKEGEEPRVTQINNNCRIDYIIRKFQAWLPKELDVVKKDPVFHQIFKLHENGLGYSARVIHSFLCRELVTFLQHELWFVFARRPLRFSLQEFHAVTGFECDTHISIEEFEEWKYDGGFWSKVLRRKDGTITLFNLWTKDKEAVKKWKNADRIRLIYLAIILCVVLARDEKANIPLKYIAVVMDLDRVRRYPWGVAAYDLLCKSIAKNRSQLKEKTTSYVLDGFSYALQIWAMEAVPKIGKLCGKKLDKGFKDGPRCINWMGAAKVSYEEIIRLEEIITPKDDIYPYISWTGNYDVVKAQAFRRDDDVEDDRIKVLMEMIKKGHDFSEHVWETEENEVISLSLDDESAVNDEASVNVEAAESDDDFQTPKGSKNVGSRSKRGKKRLPDRGMEKRKHKVLASGAKQAPFNEDMKAFMTQLFEHNFSGMEQRIQKQMAETFEQMRTELKQSRKEASVEVELGEPSPTKPSTSQAPLRRSTRGDGSETTFDVNYSEADDLGRGIGTQGVEGLSQTSYVPGFDPSQDKKEEDWWTPMTSVRGSVDNPVKKEKTEMNTAPPPSQWEKWCKRKGHGLQLSDSPLPEDASPQASLYYISEESWKGFTEWALKPIPLTIGPTCFNLSVATRVVSAGKWLGNEVMNLVLTFSEFIFLTLLICYIT, from the exons ATGTCTGAGGAGCTACCGAAGAGGCTTTTTAAGGAGGGCGAGGAGCCCCGAGTTACTCAGATCAACAACAACTGCAGGATCGACTACATAATCCGAAAGTTCCAAGCGTGGCTGCCAAAGGAGTTGGATGTCGTGAAGAAAGACCCGGTTTTTCATCAGATTTTTAAGCTCCATGAGAATGGTCTTGGATACTCTGCGAGGGTGATACACAGCTTCTTGTGTAGGGAGCTGGTGACTTTCTTACAGCACGAGCTATGGTTTGTCTTTGCGAGGAGACCGCTTCGATTCTCATTGCAAGAGTTCCACGCCGTAACCGGGTTTGAATGCGATACTCACATTTCGATTGAGGAGTTTGAAGAGTGGAAATATGATGGTGGTTTCTGGAGCAAGGTTTTGAGGAGAAAAGATGGAACAATTACACTCTTCAACCTGTGGACTAAGGACAAGGAAGCTGTAAAGAAATGGAAGAATGCAGATCGCATACGTCTTATCTACTTGGCGATCATTCTTTGTGTGGTATTGGCGAGAGATGAGAAGGCTAATATCCCCCTGAAGTACATCGCGGTGGTCATGGATCTTGACAGAGTTCGAAGGTATCCTTGGGGAGTTGCTGCTTATGACCTTCTCTGCAAATCCATAGCCAAAAATCGTTCCCAACTGAAGGAAAAGACCACTAGCTATGTCTTGGATGGCTTCTCATACGCCTTGcagatttgggcaatggaagcGGTGCCAAAAATCGGGAAGCTTTGTGGAAAAAAGCtggataagggtttcaaggACGGTCCTAGATGCATAAACTGGATGGGAGCTGCGAAGGTGTCATATGAGGAGATCATTCGCTTGGAGGAGATTATTACACCCAAg GATGACATCTACCCATACATCTCATGGACAGGAAATTATGATGTTGTCAAAGCTCAGGCGTTTCGCAGAGATGATGATGTGGAGGATGACAGAATCAAGGTTCTGATGGAGATGATAAAGAAGGGGCATGATTTTAGTGAGCATGTTTGGGAaactgaagaaaatgaagtgatTTCTTTATCTCTCGATGACGAATCAGCTGTGAATGATGAAGCAAGCGTGAATGTTGAAGCAGCCGAGAGTGATGACGACTTTCAGACTCCGAAAGGATCAAAAAACGTTGGTTCTAGATCAAAGAGGGGTAAAAAGAGGCTTCCCGATCGTGGTATGGAGAAGAGAAAGCATAAGGTTCTCGCAAGTGGCGCAAAGCAAGCTCCTTTTAATGAAGACATGAAGGCTTTTATGACACAGTTGTTTGAGCACAACTTCTCTGGAATGGAACAAAGGATACAGAAACAGATGGCCGAGACATTTGAGCAGATGCGGACAGAGCTTAAACAATCACGTAAGGAAGCCAGCGTTGAAGTTGAGCTTGGAGAGCCTTCACCGACAAAGCCATCGACGAGCCAGGCACCGTTGAGGAGGTCCACACGCGGG GATGGTTCCGAGACTACATTCGATGTGAATTATAGTGAAGCAGATGATTTGGGTCGCGGGATAGGTACACAAGGGGTTGAAGGGCTTTCTCAGACGTCGTATGTGCCAGGCTTTGATCCATCTCaggacaaaaaagaagaagactggtGGACTCCAATGACTTCGGTCCGAGGTTCAGTGGATAATCcagtaaagaaagaaaagacaGAGATGAATACAGCTCCACCGCCGTCACAGTGGGAGAAATGGTGCAAAAGAAAAGGTCATGGACTTCAGCTTAGCGATTCACCATTGCCAGAAGATGCTTCTCCGCAGGCGTCACTTTATTATATCTCCGAAGAGTCATGGAAAGGATTCACGGAATGGGCATTAAAGCCTATACCTTTAACAATTGGTCCTACATGCTTTAATTTGTCTGTAGCTACAAGAGTAGTAAGTGCTGGAAAATGGCTTGGAAACGAGGTAATGAATCTTGTACTAACCTTTAGTGAATTTATCTTCCTAACACTTCTTATATGCTATATTACTTAA